A single genomic interval of Arthrobacter globiformis harbors:
- a CDS encoding ArsR/SmtB family transcription factor, with protein MSSQPERAPKAAPEKPSLIHPVTPGPELLETAAAILRMLAEPTRLHLLWQLSDGPKTVTELTAASRAPRTVVSQHLAKLRLSGLVDTRKDGRHVIYSLHDGHLVRLIRETVNHADHRMTGEPTHD; from the coding sequence ATGAGCAGCCAGCCGGAGCGCGCGCCCAAAGCCGCGCCTGAGAAGCCCTCCCTGATCCACCCGGTCACCCCGGGCCCGGAACTGCTCGAGACAGCCGCCGCTATTCTGCGGATGCTGGCCGAACCCACCCGCCTTCACCTGCTGTGGCAGCTCTCCGATGGCCCCAAAACCGTCACTGAACTCACCGCCGCGTCCCGAGCGCCGCGCACGGTGGTCAGCCAGCATCTGGCTAAACTCCGACTCAGCGGCCTCGTCGACACCCGCAAAGACGGCCGCCACGTCATCTACTCCCTCCACGACGGGCACCTTGTCCGGCTCATCCGCGAAACCGTCAACCACGCCGACCACAGGATGACCGGCGAACCCACCCACGACTGA